CAGGTAACGATATAAGGGTTGATTTTGGGGATGACATAACGTCGGTGTCGTGCTAGTAAAGCTGAGTATAGCTCCATAATCCCCGCTATTACTACATGTACTTATTCTTGAATGACGTATATATGATCATTGTTTTACTTATGTGCCAGATGTGTCTTAATTATCAAGTAATGTGATATGTGTCCCATGTTTTTTGTTTCTTTAAGCATATAAGATTTTTGTTTGATGGATGgagtgaactttggggacgaagttacCTTTTAAGAGGAGTAGATAACATCGCGATAAGAATTTCTTCTATGTTTCACATTTGTTTTACTTTCAAGTCTCTAAGCTGTCACAAAACTTATGTTATGTGTACCTTTGAATATTTAAAGTCGTCATCTCATAACTTAATTGGTTTACGATATCAACCTTGTTACTTAATTAGCTTGGTGGTTGCATACAGTAATAGTATAATGATTCCATGGTTGAGAAAAGTATGTCAAGAAATGATAATAACTTACTAGGTGATTGTTGATATGTGAGTGTCTGGTGATTCCGTGAATGCGGTATCTTGCCGTTTGTGAAGTGAGGgacaaacttcggggacgaagtttcttttaaggggggaagactgtaatacccgccctgtttaaggacccgttgactgaccgtTTGACCAAAGGAAACCCATAGCAAGGAATATAGGAGAGGTTAGAAGACCAACTAACGTTACTGATTGCTCGACCTAGTTaaggtcactcggccgagtagtgtgaatactcgaccaagtagggcttactcggccaagtatgtcaatactcgaccgagtatcatgTCTGTTAAcgtgttattataaaacgcgagaTCGTGAACCTCATTTTATTTTCGACGTTTCTTTTCTCTTTCTAACCCTAATCTGTTTCTCTCCCACTTATCTCCCATCACCCTTCACTCTCTCACTTGGCCTTGACACTAACCCAAGAAAGGGGATGGTTCATGCTGGAAGTCGTCGAGTCGGGTTGTCGCCGTTGCCGTCACTGGTCTGCGTCTCAAGGGGAGTTGGTGTTTCGTCGTCATCTTTCAGTAGGTTGTGAATGGTCTATTAATAGGATGTGGTTGCTAATCGTAGGATTCATCTCGGAGTCTTACTTGGCTAGTTGTTTGATGCACTTGCATGGaatagcgaaaaggtagggtttccctactcagttgattgcataaTTGATTTAAGTTGCGTTGTTATGATTTAATTGATATGATATATATTGTTGTCGATTGGTATTCTTAATTGTTGGAGTTGGGGtggattgatgatgatggtgaggtgcgtcctcggcggagtggagtcacttgcgggagtggcttcacccccttgtggaacccgccacaagaggagatgtgcacattaaggaacatgggttattgctcgttgtgatgatcggggcttaggtgggcaaggctgcggttcCCTAGTGGCAGGACTACGCACTTAAGggtgtagtcagtattgagacATAACAGGAAATGTAGAACGATTATGGAACTGTTGCCATTGCTTTATCATAATTTACTTGCCTTTATTACTCAGTGAACTGActccgtgttgtgttttcaaaactctggtgatccattcggggatggtgaacactTGGTTTAGCAGGTACATCTTGTGTTGATGCTTACGGGGCATGGAAGGGAattgagtcatcacgctaccgaaaTAGATATCGCTAACACTCATGTCTAGTAGTCGTCttagttgtatatgttgtatctTCCTCAGGTTGGTTTATGATGTAAAGAATAAAGTTCTTTAATAAACGTtctgttattgtttatttgatctacttatcttgggcaaccgagatggtagcacccttatatactgggatggtccttggtaaggcattttggtatatgggggtgttacacattttattagacacacctaggtttcattttggttcatttgcTTATGTTCCGAaatcgaagctctgataccacttgtaacacccccttcttacccgaccagGGTAATTGgtagatgttaccatctcgatttcctgAGGCGATGAAATCGGAGTCGCAATTAAGAAACggttattataaataaagtatttagttGATTACATAACCATTAATAAATAAATGAAAGAATACAACGCATGACTACTATGCTATTCTAATCATCTATGCTCTACTCGAATGTCATCAAGGCTCGTCCCTTCTCCCATATGCTACCAAAGCTAACCTATAAACaaatgctccccatatgatcggaaatatcatatggatcgacacaggacACCCCGAAAATGGGTGACATTTACACATACACACAACGTCACTTTCAATGCGTAAACATAAGACACGACTCGAGAAGTAAAGATGCGACATAGTGATTATGTGAATGAGACTCGAATATAAAATCAccataccggtaccgggacacgacCAGACTTACCTacaaccaccggtgccaggggcacgcccacgacaccacaccttacacaaaggtaccgggacacgcccagacgtaccgggtccgtaAGCCaatcggatcccctgccagacgtcgtgcctcagccacacgagtccctctgtaACTCAAACCATTGATGTGCACATcctccttggagtgggaagctccaaggtgTGACTCAAGcgcaaccgtcttacgtctcctcaacaatcaagTACCACCACCAAAGAGTTCCAACATAACACAACCACAACCATACATGACAAATGGAAGAACCACATTAAACATATGAGTAATTCATGAATTCAATCCCACATGCTATGAGTAACAACCCCTCGAATACCCACATGACATATTAACCGACTCATGAATGTACTAGTAAGGAAAGACACCCAAATATACATAgacaatattgaaaccgagtaggataacctatcTTTTCGCATTCTTCAGAAGCTACTTGATTCCGACTCGACTCCGTCTCATAAAGCCGTCTCATGAGACCGTCTCACCCTAAATAATTACACAATACTATCACAATGGATTTTATACTATCATTATATGAAACCCTTTATTATTAGTCACTAATTATTAATATTACATAAGCTAAATACTAATTAATCTctattagtaaaccctaattcgaGACTAACATAAGACAAAGAGGAAAAGGTGAGATTtcgacttacaaaggtagattGGGAATTAGGAGAGTTGTTCCGTCAtcaatccaagcttgaaggccaagAGGAAGGTTTAAGGAGcatttagagagaggggagagtgttttagagtaagaaggaaggagaagaagaatgaagaggatGAGGGTTTGGATAAGATGAAATCCCGAAATATCATTTCTCAGGCACAACAcagtgtcactcgaccgagtgactggttcactcgaccgagtgtcgctcactcggtcgagtataatctTTAATCGACCGAGTGCCACTCACTTGAGTCGCTACAGGTTCTACTTGGTCCACtggaagtctactaggtctaCTTTAGGTCTTGGCCTCGTGGGAGGGATCATCCTTTACTTCCTAGTATATGTGGGTTCCCTCATATGTCCTTAGGTCCTTTGTGGGTCCCAAATTATCCGAGTATTACAGAAAGTGGGTTAAGATAACTAAGGTGTAATTAAGAGGAAAAATATTAGTGACCCGATTAACTCGACCTTCTGCTTGGTGATGGTCTAATAGCTTTACTTTATTATttcaaaaaattataaaatttgatACTTTTAATGTACTCATTAAGACAAATCAAACAAAATTCTGCATGACAATATTTTATGTTATACATTAGTAATTACTTTTTCACATCTGGATTATAAACATTTGAATGGGATGGGAGGAAGAATTACTCCACCTCTTGCTCCCCAAACTGCAATATCTATCTTGAATTATTAAGAACTAACCTAAATTAAATGCGACTCAATACAACCTCAATTTTTTTCGAGATTATAAGTCCCGCTTAATCTAACTCTTTGACCTACAATGAATTAAATCTGGATTGCGGCCCACAAATATAACTTGGCCCCGTATTAAAAACCCGATATATAATCTTGACTACTTCGTATTTGCCGACCATACTTTGACCAATTTATATTGATAGAACACAAATCTGATACAAAGACATGTTTACAACATCTAGTTTTTCATGATTCTTGCATACACTTAAACTAAAttatcgcaaaaaaaaaaaatgtgtgaAAAATTAATGTCAAACAAACAAGATAtttaatttcaaataaattaggAGAGAAAagagacaataaaaagcgaagaaaTGAAATATAGTATTACTCCATATATTTTGATAACATTACTCCATATGCTATAATTACTTATGTAGCATTTCATATTCATTAGAAAAATCAGGATCTTGTACGAACTAAATTACGATCCGAACCGTACAAACTGAATAAAAACTCTCATATTAAAGAACTCAACTACCTACCCACGTGACATCATTTGCCTCTCACTAAACTCAAACCTAATATTATTACTCCTACCTATCACACACAAATCTCAACAAACCTAATAAACCAAACTTCCCAATTCCCATCAACTCCCATCTTCATTCTTATGACCTGCTGCCACCGTCGGATAACGTCTGGCGAGTCTCCGGCGACCACCGTCGATAAACATCATTTGTCGTCACTCACCTCAATCCCTCGTTGCGCACCAAcgcactctgtcgagtaagtagctttttacgcaaaacagtagtctgcctgtagggtactcgatcaagtaagttggggactcgatcgagtaaggggcactcgatcgagtaagttacttactcgatcgagtaagtgtgttttacgggtttgtttagCCGGGTAATGTtgataacgcgagattaatatacaagcttccgtcattatttcctaaacacttttatcatTCTAGCTAAAACTTTTGAAGAGGAGATTTAAAGTTTATTTGTTTTAAaatttgtggtgatccattcggggatgttgagcagttattgagtaggtatgagtTGACGCGAATGGGATAGCGGGGTTTAGTCATCACGAGCTGTcgtagaagtcttccgctgtgtcgaacgttcttttagttgtttagttggttgacattttgagaacatttgtgtttcttttatcagttttggatttggttgtatcgccttaaaatttattattaaagtacgtttctttatggtctatttgattatcattgcctcgggcaaccgaaagggtagcacttccatgcctcaAGTGGTCCTGGTAATGCACTTGGAgtttgggggtgttacaaagtggtatcagagcgacggttTTGGACCCTGTAACTAATAaactcaatgaacttagggagtcaaaataaaatgaactagggtaggagttgttaggagctactTCAAAGACtttggagacgtcctaaagtcgcgatctttccctacaactttgaaccggtcactatggggtgtatGTTGGGATCGCTATTTCTTTACCGTGTGTGTTGTATATCTATATAGAAATATATGGTATGAATTGGTGGATGTATGCATGTGGCGGATAAAAGGTGTTGAGGTGAACGATGATGAAAGTGTATGTATGCGTGTTGGTTAGTAATGAAGTTGTATGATGAATGTTTTAAGATGTGGCATTTTAGAAACATGTGGAGTAGGATTGTTGTTTGTGGTATAAATATATATAAAGTGTTATGTTGTCGTTTgtcgttatatatatatatatatatatatatatatatatatatatatatatatatatatatatatatatataaacatagTTGGTTGGAAGTCTTGAGATacacatgcgggtagtatacgagtcagcatgactcgatcgagtggggggcactcgatcgagtaggcgagtgactcgatcaagtgggtgtgactcgatcgagtgggttgttttACGTTTCTGGGGAGtagtctgtttttgggcactcgatcgagtggggtcagctcgatcgagtaagtaggtgaCTTGGTCGAGTGCGTTTTTGGATgcattctggtcaggttctggagtcgaggcactcgatcgagtaagtgggcaactcgatcgagtggtctcaactcgaccgagtgggttatgttactcgatcgagtgggttctgtgcaggctgttttcgtgttttgagtatgggatgtgtgtttatgtttgtttatcttacatagtttcaagatgccgccaaagagaaacgcgCTGTATGCCAGGGCTGAGAACATGAGTGTAGATGAGATCGTTAAAATGttagagcaccaagatgctcttactaaGGCTTTAAAGAAGTTCAGAAAGGATAAAGAGGTCGGTGTAGATTTCGCTAAGATGAGCATaaatatagcgaggtttaaccctaaGGAGTACATGGGCactggggcgccaattctgctagataattggcatagggagatggaaaacatactcaatgtggttcattgcccagaggaCTTTCGAGTCGAACAatctgcgttctacttgagggaagcagccgAAGATTGATGGGATAAGGTTAGGGTGAGTGCTATGGATctatatgtgaaacaggggttatctgctataccttgggatgagtttaagagggttatgaggcgagagtttgtgccagagcatgtgcttagcaagctgagagaggagtttgatgacttcaagatgacttctgatatgacagttaccgagtattatcacaagttcaacgagaagtctaggtacgcaaaggatatggggctgagccaagagaacttggcattgagatttgagaaggggttgtcACCCAAAATTATGGAGAAGTTGCCGGTAggggtccttactgatgttaaggaggtatatgagcATGCTGGGAGAGCTGAAAGGTTGGTAGAGATTACTAAGGAGAACAAAGAGATggcttctgagaagaggaaggctgagagtaagggtggtggtcagtctagctaCAATAGAggcggccataaccaggtgagagcttactcttTAGGATcggggttcagtggtggagcttcttacgGGCGTAGCCATGGTGGTAGTAGTAGCAGCTGTGGTTTATCTTGCTATAACTGTGGCGGCGTGGGCCACAGAGCTACGAGTGTACCAGTGCTATGGGCAGGGGTTTTCAGAGGCAGTCAcgggggagtttctctcagggtccatctcagagctatgctagtaacagaccggctgggtcgtggaataatcagggtggtcagagtaacaatcATGGTGGGACTAACcgtaatggcggtaattcatatcagagaccggcgacgaacaacaaccaggggtcggctacAAAGCCgcctacttcagctagtactgtccagggaggtgagcagaagaccagtggtaagctgttcatgatggagaagaaagcagctgaggatgatgctcacgttatcacgggtacttttcttgttaatggagtctttacctttgttttgtttgattcgggggcgtcacagtcgtttgtatcttcgagtctttctaagcttttgggtttgagagagttcgagtctgtaaaagaggaggtGTTCATACCATCGGGTAAGTCTGTATCTTGCGGGAAGTTGTATAGGGGTGTGTCCATGATGGTTGgacaggttgacctaccagtagacttgttagagtttcccttagatggttttgagatgataattGGTATGGACTGATTGggtaagtacaaagctaagatagactgtcatcaaaaagAGGGTTtttttgagaggtcctaagggagttagtgtgtcttatcatgggtttgttatcaaacccaaagttaagttgattgcagcagtgaccttgaagtcatatctgaggaagggtgtcagttgatcttatgccatgtgagagaccatagtatggagagtccgacagttgagcagataccagtggtgggagaggttccagatgtctttccagatgagataccgggttcTAAGGCCCCATACCGCATGGGTTTtcaggagttggaggagctgaagaaacagatggatgatctgattgagaggggatacattagacctagtgtatcaccgtggggagcaccagtttcgTTTGTGAAAgagaaggatgggagtttgaggttatgcatcgattataaAGAGTTGAACAGGGTTACGGTGAAGAGAAGATATCCTTTGCCgtggatagatgatttgtttgattagTTAaacggtgcaacagtctttttataagatcgatttgaggtcaggttatcatcaggtgaagattcgggaagaggacataccgaagacattTTTACATAGAGGTacggtcactatgagtatgttgtgatgccgtttgggttgtctaatgcacctgcagtgtttatggatttgatgaaccgggtcttcagtcagtttttggatctgtttgtggtggtctttatctatgatatcttagtctactctaagactaaggaggagcataaggagcatttgaggatagtgttgtagactttgcgagacaatcagctgtatgcgaaattgtctaagtgtgagttctggttagaggaggttgcttttcttgggcatgtgatttcaaagaagggtgttgttgtggatcctgcaaagatagaggcaattacacggtgggaagcaccgaagaatgtagcagagatcaggagtttcttgggtttggcagggtactatcgacggttcgtgaaagacttttccaagatagccagacctttgacagctttgatgaggaaagagaacaggtttcgttgggatgaaagttgtgagacggcgttccaaacattaaagaagcgtttggccatagctccaatcttagcattacctgaagggagtgagaactttgaggtatatacactagtagaaaaagtctcaTTGACATCGCTTATTTTACCCCATTTACATCGCTTTTGTGGCGATGTTTCTGGGGGCGACGTATTTTGTATTTTTACCTTAACATCGGTTTtagaaccgatgtaaatagtatacaattaacatcggttataggtgaaaaccgatgttaattgtgtttcaattacatcggtttctaagtaaaaccgatgttaatagcaTCTAATTTACATCGTTTTTGGTGTAGAACTGATGTAAATATCAACTTATTTACATCATTTATTgtctaaaaccgatgtaaataggtatttttattatttttaaaaaaatatatttgaGGCGTTTTTAATTGGGGAAAACGCCTCAAATGAGAGCTTCAATCAATTAAAAAAATTACATTTCCAAAACCCAAAATGTATGTATAAATATACATTGTTTTGAACATAAATATTCTTTGATATACACATAAATAGATACATGTAGAATACCTCTGACTAAATAATGACAATATTGATAGTAAGATACAAAATGAAATTAAAAAACTAATATCTCCTTGCTTGTTCCATATATTTGAGCTCCTAACTACCAACATTGTGTCGAGTTTTCATCCTTAACTCTTCATGGCTTGGCGGAGCAATTTAAAAACAAATCAATGTGTATTTGAGCCTGCATATGTACAATACTACAAATTACTATtgagaaacatatatatatattacgAGTACCATTTGTGTTGTGAGATCTAACACGGCATTCTGCAAAGTTGTCAATTACTGCATGAGCCTTTCGCTTGTTATCCTCGAGGCAGATATTAGTAACCATATAATATGACATTAGAACTTGATCCTCTGCCTGCAACATAAAAGTTACCTGCTCAGGGGCACCTGGCACCTTTACTGGCTTGATGCTAATTTCTGTTGGTATCCACAAACAAGAATGACAGCTTGTTAACCATGGAAATACATGTTTCGAAACTAGGTGACATTTTGCAAAATGTATAAACAAAAAAACCAGCCACAAACGCTGATAGTAAAAGATCTATGGTCAAAGATTGCTCTTAAATCTCTCTAAAGAACAGTACTAAAGGCTCAGAGAGAGATTCAAGAACCTGCATTAATCACCGAGCAAACCCTTATCTAAAAGCATTCACGAACtttttgaaaaaagaaaaaggtgAAACTGCAAAAGAGATGACAGTTTTTAAGTAGAATACCTATGAGAGATATGGTGCTGCAACTCTGCAAGCAGTGGTTTAATATCTATCATGAGTATGTCAAGAATTAATTTCTCATTGCCGGTGAACCATTtagggaatttatattccaaccCTTGCTACACAGTATCCATATTTACCATTCTCACGCAAAAGGCTGAAGATAACCATTGCACAGCTTTAAATTTAAATTGAAAGAAAACGAATTGACTCCAATTATGCTCTAGCGAATGATAAAAATAAAAGCAAGTACAAGTTATCTTTATAACTGAAAGTCTATGCCTGTTTACAGCGCTAGCATGAAGTATCTTAGAGGCTGAGTTGTTGACTACCAGCCATAAAAAAAGATAAACATACCATTTGCCTGAAGCTCCTCAAGAGCAAAGCAGCTCCCAATGGATTCAGGAAGATATGTTATTTGGTTATTTGAAGCATTTAGAAGCTTTAACTGCAAAAATTAGACCAAATATAAAGATGGttgagtaatttaaaaaaaaaacagaaaataatgAACAAAAGGTCAAATAACTTGTGGGGCATCCAGGGTACTTTCGAAGTATCCGTagcataaaaaaaatgaaaactattACGCTGACGCATACAAAATACGTAGGAAACAACAAATAATAAAAGTTCGTATAAGTAGATCATACATAAAGGGACAACAAGATATTCAAGCTCATATACTTCAACTAAGGTGTGATCATTCTGAACATATCGCAGCCTAATGGTCACAAATACTAACAAGAAACACCCAATATATAACCCATCATAATCATCCTACTGCCTCCAAAGAAGCATAGCCACTCACGAGGTTAGGCGCGTCAAACATTTCACCCAATATAGAGGTTGTTTTCAGTAGATACACAACCACAAGAAAGATGACT
The Silene latifolia isolate original U9 population chromosome 11, ASM4854445v1, whole genome shotgun sequence genome window above contains:
- the LOC141611913 gene encoding uncharacterized protein LOC141611913 isoform X1 is translated as MAIFKRLHLHSIQLKLLNASNNQITYLPESIGSCFALEELQANEISIKPVKVPGAPEQVTFMLQAEDQVLMSYYMVTNICLEDNKRKAHAVIDNFAECRVRSHNTNGTRNIYICFSIVICSIVHMQAQIHIDLFLNCSAKP
- the LOC141611913 gene encoding uncharacterized protein LOC141611913 isoform X2, encoding MAIFKRLHLHSIQLKLLNASNNQITYLPESIGSCFALEELQANEISIKPVKVPGAPEQVTFMLQAEDQVLMSYYMVTNICLEDNKRKAHAVIDNFAECRAQIHIDLFLNCSAKP